The following are from one region of the Anaeropeptidivorans aminofermentans genome:
- a CDS encoding ATP-binding cassette domain-containing protein: protein MRNLTIRELESKYPFVSAYFEENKLNISGYEDKTFPEFLEGFTDAEIEDNAINKEKLISDMIIYIEQMSEFLGVGNEERVSSLTILPGTDKSGTPEGFESFTVESSQIVSIVGPTGSGKSRLLGDIEWTAQKDTPTNRTILINGSEPDKKWRFSSNNRLVAQLSQNMNFIMDLTVREFLELHAKSRLVEDIEDVIDRIIFEANNLAGEKFNFDTPVTSLSGGQSRALMIADTAILSSSPIVLIDEIENAGIDRKKALKLLVSEDKIVLMATHDPLLALMADKRIIIKNGGISKIIETSPEEKSLLSRLEDIDSTIQHMRQNLREGKTLDRESIQFN, encoded by the coding sequence ATGAGAAACTTAACCATAAGAGAGCTTGAAAGCAAATATCCTTTTGTATCCGCATATTTTGAAGAAAATAAACTTAATATATCAGGCTACGAAGATAAAACATTCCCTGAATTTCTGGAAGGCTTTACAGATGCCGAGATTGAGGATAATGCCATAAATAAGGAAAAGCTGATTTCCGATATGATTATTTATATAGAGCAGATGTCTGAATTTTTGGGGGTAGGGAATGAAGAAAGGGTAAGCTCCCTTACGATTCTTCCGGGAACGGATAAATCAGGAACCCCTGAAGGCTTTGAAAGCTTTACGGTGGAAAGTTCTCAGATTGTATCTATCGTAGGACCAACCGGCTCGGGAAAAAGCAGGCTCTTAGGCGATATTGAATGGACGGCCCAGAAGGATACGCCAACCAACAGAACAATACTCATAAACGGCTCCGAGCCTGATAAAAAATGGCGATTTTCTTCAAATAACCGTCTCGTGGCCCAGCTTTCACAAAATATGAACTTTATCATGGACTTAACCGTTCGGGAGTTTTTGGAGCTTCATGCGAAAAGCAGGCTTGTTGAAGATATTGAAGATGTTATAGACAGAATAATATTTGAGGCAAATAATCTTGCAGGGGAAAAGTTTAATTTTGATACCCCGGTTACAAGTTTAAGCGGAGGGCAGTCCAGGGCTTTAATGATTGCCGATACGGCTATATTAAGTTCGTCTCCCATTGTTCTTATTGACGAAATAGAAAATGCGGGCATTGACAGAAAAAAAGCATTAAAGCTTTTAGTATCGGAAGATAAGATTGTACTTATGGCTACCCATGACCCGCTGCTTGCTTTAATGGCGGACAAGCGTATTATAATAAAAAACGGCGGAATCAGTAAAATAATAGAAACAAGCCCTGAAGAAAAATCTCTCCTGTCAAGGCTTGAAGATATTGATTCGACTATTCAGCATATGCGTCAGAACTTAAGAGAAGGAAAAACGCTGGACAGGGAAAGCATACAGTTTAATTAA
- a CDS encoding ABC transporter substrate-binding protein has product MNKYFNLTDKVYDITEKYPETIEILALNGFENLKNEMMRKTLGKTITLETALKSKKINPELFAEKMAEAIEQNRPSLSTGLAQIKKESSGDIKIEGILPCPIRIPLVEAFEKWLEENSASLGFEADYDLKSANLGVDWIKERIASNKDNAEVLSDLFLSAGFDLFFDKELMGKFKEEGVFEDITGVKKLNKDFDNDYIDLKDPKGQYSVIGIVPAIFMVNTQVLGDRKFPESWEDLLSGEFENTVSLPMKDLDLFNAVLLNIYKLYGEEGIEKLGKTLLRSMHPAQMVKSHTRSNEGETPVITVMPYFFTQMIDEKGPFKPVWPKDGAIISPVFLLTKKATKDKTKPFVDFLFSKEIGEIFSVNGKFPSTNPQVENNISADKKFMWIGWDFINNNDIGSLLKYTENLFYEASRKEI; this is encoded by the coding sequence ATGAATAAATATTTTAATCTTACTGATAAAGTTTATGATATTACGGAAAAATATCCTGAGACAATAGAGATTTTAGCATTAAACGGATTTGAAAATTTAAAAAATGAAATGATGAGAAAGACCCTCGGTAAAACAATTACCCTTGAAACGGCTTTAAAAAGCAAGAAAATAAATCCTGAACTTTTTGCGGAAAAAATGGCTGAGGCAATAGAACAGAATCGCCCGTCTCTTTCAACAGGTCTTGCCCAGATAAAGAAAGAATCTTCGGGGGATATAAAAATAGAAGGTATTTTGCCTTGTCCTATAAGAATACCTCTTGTAGAAGCCTTTGAAAAATGGCTTGAAGAAAACAGCGCTTCTTTAGGATTTGAGGCAGACTATGATTTGAAATCAGCAAACCTTGGAGTGGACTGGATAAAAGAAAGAATTGCATCCAATAAAGATAACGCTGAGGTTCTTTCAGACCTTTTTCTTTCGGCAGGGTTTGACTTATTCTTTGATAAAGAGCTTATGGGAAAATTCAAAGAAGAAGGCGTTTTTGAGGATATAACAGGTGTTAAGAAGCTTAATAAGGATTTTGATAATGATTATATCGATTTGAAAGACCCGAAAGGGCAGTATTCGGTAATAGGAATTGTTCCGGCAATCTTTATGGTAAATACGCAGGTTCTTGGAGACAGAAAGTTCCCTGAAAGCTGGGAAGATTTGCTTTCCGGTGAATTTGAAAACACTGTATCTTTACCTATGAAGGATTTGGATTTATTTAATGCTGTTTTATTAAATATCTATAAGCTTTACGGTGAAGAGGGTATTGAAAAGCTTGGGAAGACTTTGCTTAGAAGTATGCACCCTGCCCAGATGGTAAAATCCCACACAAGATCAAATGAAGGGGAAACCCCTGTGATTACAGTTATGCCTTATTTCTTCACTCAGATGATTGATGAAAAGGGACCTTTCAAGCCTGTTTGGCCTAAGGACGGCGCTATTATAAGCCCTGTTTTCCTTTTGACGAAAAAGGCTACAAAGGATAAGACGAAGCCCTTTGTTGATTTTCTTTTCTCAAAGGAAATTGGAGAAATCTTCTCTGTAAACGGAAAATTCCCTTCAACAAACCCTCAGGTAGAAAATAATATCTCAGCAGATAAGAAATTCATGTGGATTGGCTGGGATTTCATTAATAATAACGATATAGGAAGTCTCCTTAAATATACTGAAAACTTATTCTACGAGGCCTCAAGGAAGGAGATATAG
- a CDS encoding glutamine synthetase III family protein translates to MRNPLDNFGSMVFGEKTMKEKLPRDIYRALKNCIRQGKSLDPNLADVIANAMKEWAVEKGVTHFTHWFQPMTGITAEKHDSFLTPINDGTIISQFSGRGLIKGEPDASSFPSGGIRATFEARGYTAWDPSSYVFIKENTLCIPTAFYSYSGQALDKKTPLLRSMEALNRQAVKVLNLMGYTDITHISATVGPEQEYFLIDKEVYKKRKDLFNCGRTLFGAKPPKGQELDDHYYGALRPRVIKFMRELDEELWKLGIFAKTEHNEVAPSQHELAPLYMTVNIATDHNQLTMEMMKKVADRNGLACLLHEKPFAGVNGSGKHNNWSLLANTDENIFDPGDDPAHNTRFLLFLSAVIKGVHKYQDLIRISVASASNDHRLGANEAPPAIVSIFLGDEITSVLEAIEMGNNDWRYLKENMFIGTHVLPTFAKDNTDRNRTSPIAFTGNKFEFRMPGSSFSISDINTAINTAVADELEGFFERLNNSSSVEDEIYAIIRDTYAEHKKIIFNGNSYSEEWVKESEERGLLNLKTTVDAAPHLINSKNIALYARQKVFSETEIRSRYEIILENYCKTINIEALTMLDMAYKSIIPSVSMYIGELSDIVLKKRAFMENLSCEAESELIIKLSSLQDSLYKKVKNLEGDLIKVRELDGKLKEKADFYRNYIFIGMQELRAVADEMEPLVSEKHWPFPTYSDILFSV, encoded by the coding sequence ATGCGTAATCCCCTTGACAATTTTGGCTCTATGGTATTTGGCGAAAAAACTATGAAAGAAAAGCTTCCGCGAGATATTTATAGAGCCCTTAAAAATTGTATACGCCAAGGAAAAAGCCTTGACCCCAACCTTGCCGATGTAATTGCCAACGCTATGAAAGAATGGGCCGTTGAAAAAGGCGTAACCCATTTTACCCATTGGTTCCAGCCCATGACTGGCATAACGGCAGAAAAACACGATAGCTTCCTAACGCCTATTAACGACGGAACTATCATTTCACAATTCTCCGGCAGAGGGCTTATTAAAGGCGAACCGGATGCTTCGAGCTTTCCTTCCGGCGGCATCAGAGCTACATTTGAAGCAAGGGGATATACTGCATGGGATCCTTCATCTTATGTTTTCATAAAGGAAAATACCCTTTGCATCCCTACGGCATTTTATTCCTACAGCGGCCAGGCCCTTGATAAAAAAACACCATTGCTTCGTTCAATGGAAGCCCTGAACCGTCAGGCGGTAAAAGTACTTAATTTAATGGGCTATACCGATATAACTCATATATCTGCAACCGTAGGGCCGGAGCAGGAATACTTCTTAATTGACAAAGAAGTATATAAAAAAAGAAAAGACCTTTTCAACTGCGGAAGAACCCTTTTCGGTGCCAAACCGCCAAAGGGTCAGGAGCTTGACGACCATTATTACGGCGCATTAAGGCCAAGAGTAATTAAATTCATGCGGGAGCTTGACGAAGAACTTTGGAAGCTTGGCATATTCGCAAAAACAGAGCATAATGAAGTTGCACCTTCTCAGCATGAGCTTGCCCCTCTTTATATGACGGTAAATATTGCTACGGACCATAATCAGCTTACAATGGAAATGATGAAAAAGGTTGCCGATAGGAATGGGCTTGCCTGCCTTCTTCATGAAAAGCCTTTTGCCGGCGTAAACGGCAGCGGAAAGCATAACAACTGGTCCCTTCTTGCAAATACCGACGAAAATATATTTGACCCCGGTGATGACCCTGCCCATAACACACGTTTTTTATTGTTTTTATCCGCTGTAATAAAAGGCGTACATAAATATCAGGATCTTATAAGAATTTCTGTCGCAAGTGCTTCCAACGACCACAGACTTGGGGCAAACGAAGCTCCTCCTGCGATAGTTTCCATATTTTTAGGAGATGAAATTACATCTGTTCTCGAAGCCATCGAAATGGGAAATAACGACTGGCGGTATTTAAAGGAAAATATGTTTATAGGAACCCATGTGCTTCCTACCTTTGCTAAGGATAATACAGACAGAAACAGAACTTCACCCATCGCCTTTACAGGAAACAAGTTTGAATTCAGAATGCCCGGCTCTTCCTTTTCAATATCCGATATAAATACGGCCATTAATACGGCTGTTGCCGACGAGCTTGAAGGATTTTTTGAAAGGCTTAATAATTCCTCTAGTGTTGAAGATGAAATTTATGCTATAATAAGAGATACCTATGCAGAGCATAAGAAAATCATTTTCAATGGAAACAGCTATTCGGAAGAATGGGTTAAAGAATCAGAAGAAAGAGGATTATTAAACCTTAAAACCACTGTAGACGCCGCTCCCCATTTAATAAACAGCAAAAATATAGCGCTTTATGCCCGCCAGAAGGTTTTCAGTGAAACGGAAATCAGAAGCCGTTATGAAATAATTCTAGAAAACTACTGTAAAACCATAAATATTGAAGCCTTAACAATGCTTGATATGGCATATAAAAGTATAATACCTTCCGTAAGCATGTATATAGGAGAGCTTTCTGATATCGTCCTTAAAAAAAGAGCATTTATGGAAAATTTAAGCTGCGAAGCGGAATCCGAGCTTATAATAAAGCTTTCTTCCCTTCAGGACTCCCTCTATAAAAAGGTTAAAAATCTTGAAGGCGATTTAATAAAAGTTAGAGAACTGGATGGAAAATTAAAGGAAAAAGCCGATTTCTACAGAAATTATATTTTTATCGGCATGCAGGAATTAAGAGCCGTTGCAGATGAAATGGAGCCTCTCGTATCTGAGAAGCATTGGCCGTTTCCTACTTATAGCGATATCCTTTTCAGTGTTTAA
- a CDS encoding GTP-binding protein — protein sequence MNLIVFSGPPSSGKTSVILKTIASFKKRDIKVGVVKFDCLYTDDDIAYERAGIPVKKGLSGALCPDHFFASNIEEVVQWGNKEGLDLLVTESAGLCNRCSPYIKDIKGICVIDNLSGINTPKKIGPMLKSADIVVITKGDIVSQAEREVFASRVSSVNPSAVTMHVNGLTGQGAYELGTLIYDEAQDIDSVQGMKLRFPMPSALCSYCLGETRIGEAFQMGNVRKIKLEDDK from the coding sequence ATGAATTTAATTGTTTTTTCAGGCCCTCCCTCATCGGGGAAAACCTCTGTTATATTGAAAACTATAGCTTCTTTTAAAAAAAGAGATATTAAAGTCGGCGTAGTAAAATTTGACTGCCTTTATACAGATGATGACATTGCTTATGAAAGAGCCGGCATACCGGTTAAAAAAGGCCTTTCAGGGGCCTTATGTCCTGACCATTTCTTTGCTTCCAATATTGAAGAAGTGGTTCAGTGGGGCAATAAAGAAGGTCTTGACCTTCTTGTTACGGAATCTGCAGGTCTTTGCAACAGATGTTCCCCTTATATCAAGGATATTAAAGGGATTTGCGTAATAGACAATTTATCTGGAATCAATACCCCTAAGAAAATAGGCCCTATGCTGAAATCAGCAGATATCGTTGTTATTACGAAAGGCGATATCGTATCTCAGGCAGAGAGAGAAGTTTTTGCATCCCGCGTGAGCTCTGTAAACCCTTCGGCCGTAACCATGCATGTAAACGGCCTTACTGGGCAGGGAGCCTATGAGCTTGGAACTTTGATATATGACGAAGCCCAGGATATCGATTCTGTACAGGGTATGAAGCTTCGTTTCCCTATGCCTTCGGCCTTATGCTCCTATTGCTTGGGAGAAACAAGGATTGGTGAAGCCTTCCAGATGGGTAATGTAAGAAAAATAAAGCTTGAGGATGATAAATAA